A portion of the Rhinolophus sinicus isolate RSC01 linkage group LG03, ASM3656204v1, whole genome shotgun sequence genome contains these proteins:
- the ABHD11 gene encoding sn-1-specific diacylglycerol lipase ABHD11 isoform X1, translating into MLCWACARRLPYRGLSPSRTSFSRVHVAPSSSGPGGAEPRPVPLSYKLLDGEAALPALVFLHGLFGCKTNFNSIAKALAQQTGRRVLTVDARNHGDSPHSPDMSYEDMSQDLQDLLPQLGLVPCVLIGHSMGGKTAMLLALQRPELVERLIAVDISPVETTSSSAFPTYIAAMKAIEIPDEVSRSCARKLADEQLSLVIQDIAVRQFLLTNLVEAGSRFVWRVNLDALAQHVDKILAFPVCQEAYPGPTLFLLGGNSNFVHPSHYPEIRRLFPRAQIQTVPNAGHWIHANCPQDFMAAIRGFLT; encoded by the exons ATGCTCTGCTGGGCCTGCGCCAGGAGGCTCCCCTACAGGGGGCTCAGCCCTTCCAGAACCAGCTTCTCCAGGGTTCATGTCGCACCCAGCAGCAGCGGACCAGGCGGTGCCGAGCCGAG GCCTGTGCCGCTTTCCTACAAGCTTCTGGACGGGGAGGCGGCCCTCCCGGCCCTCGTCTTCCTGCATGGACTCTTCGGCTGCAAAACCAACTTTAACTCCATCGCCAAGGCCCTGGCCCAGCAGACAGGCCGGAGG GTGCTGACAGTGGATGCTCGGAACCATGGTGACAGCCCCCACAGCCCAGACATGAGCTACGAAGACATGAGCCAGGACCTGCAGGACCTGCTGCCCCAGCTGGGCCTGGTTCCCTGTGTCCTCATTGGCCACAGCATGGGAGGCAAGACAGCCATGCTGTTGGCACTCCAGAGG CCAGAGCTGGTGGAACGTCTGATTGCCGTGGACATCAGCCCAGTGGAGACCACATCCAGCTCAGCCTTTCCAACCTACATAGCAGCCATGAAAGCCATAGAGATCCCAGATGAAGTGTCCCGCTCCTGTGCCCGCAAACTAGCTGATGAACAGCTCAGCCTTGTTATCCAG GATATTGCCGTGCGGCAGTTCCTGCTCACCAACCTGGTGGAGGCAGGGAGCCGCTTTGTGTGGCGGGTGAACCTGGATGCCTTGGCCCAGCACGTGGACAAGATCTTGGCCTTCCCAGTATGCCAAGAAGCCTACCCTGGGCCAACCCTCTTCCTCCTTGGTGGAAACTCTAACTTCGTACA TCCCAGTCACTACCCTGAGATTAGACGACTCTTCCCTCGGGCCCAGATACAGACGGTGCCTAATGCTGGCCACTGGATCCACGCCAACTGCCCGCAGGACTTCATGGCTGCCATACGAGGCTTTCTGACCTGA
- the ABHD11 gene encoding sn-1-specific diacylglycerol lipase ABHD11 isoform X2, which produces MLCWACARRLPYRGLSPSRTSFSRVHVAPSSSGPGGAEPRPVPLSYKLLDGEAALPALVFLHGLFGCKTNFNSIAKALAQQTGRRVLTVDARNHGDSPHSPDMSYEDMSQDLQDLLPQLGLVPCVLIGHSMGGKTAMLLALQRPELVERLIAVDISPVETTSSSAFPTYIAAMKAIEIPDEVSRSCARKLADEQLSLVIQSQSLP; this is translated from the exons ATGCTCTGCTGGGCCTGCGCCAGGAGGCTCCCCTACAGGGGGCTCAGCCCTTCCAGAACCAGCTTCTCCAGGGTTCATGTCGCACCCAGCAGCAGCGGACCAGGCGGTGCCGAGCCGAG GCCTGTGCCGCTTTCCTACAAGCTTCTGGACGGGGAGGCGGCCCTCCCGGCCCTCGTCTTCCTGCATGGACTCTTCGGCTGCAAAACCAACTTTAACTCCATCGCCAAGGCCCTGGCCCAGCAGACAGGCCGGAGG GTGCTGACAGTGGATGCTCGGAACCATGGTGACAGCCCCCACAGCCCAGACATGAGCTACGAAGACATGAGCCAGGACCTGCAGGACCTGCTGCCCCAGCTGGGCCTGGTTCCCTGTGTCCTCATTGGCCACAGCATGGGAGGCAAGACAGCCATGCTGTTGGCACTCCAGAGG CCAGAGCTGGTGGAACGTCTGATTGCCGTGGACATCAGCCCAGTGGAGACCACATCCAGCTCAGCCTTTCCAACCTACATAGCAGCCATGAAAGCCATAGAGATCCCAGATGAAGTGTCCCGCTCCTGTGCCCGCAAACTAGCTGATGAACAGCTCAGCCTTGTTATCCAG TCCCAGTCACTACCCTGA
- the CLDN3 gene encoding claudin-3 — protein sequence MSMGLEITGTSLAVLGWLGSIVCCALPMWRVTAFIGSSIITAQITWEGLWMNCVVQSTGQMQCKVYDSLLALPQDLQAARALLVVAILLAAFGLLVALVGAQCTNCVQDDTAKAKITIVAGVLFLLAALLTLIPVSWSANTIVRDFYNPLVPDAQKREIGAGLYVGWAAAAMQLLGGALLCCSCPPREKKYAPTKILYSAPRSTGPGTGTSTAYDRKDYV from the coding sequence ATGTCCATGGGCCTGGAGATCACGGGCACCTCGCTGGCCGTGCTGGGCTGGCTGGGCAGCATCGTGTGCTGCGCGCTGCCCATGTGGCGCGTGACGGCCTTCATCGGCAGCAGCATCATCACGGCGCAGATCACCTGGGAGGGCCTGTGGATGAACTGCGTGGTGCAGAGCACCGGCCAGATGCAGTGCAAGGTGTACGACTCGCTGCTGGCGCTGCCGCAGGACCTGCAGGCGGCCCGTGCCCTCCTCGTCGTCGCCATCCTGCTGGCTGCATTTGGGCTCCTCGTGGCGCTCGTGGGCGCCCAGTGCACCAACTGCGTGCAGGACGACACAGCCAAGGCGAAGATCACCATCGTTGCGGGCGTACTCTTCCTGCTGGCCGCCCTGCTCACCCTCATCCCGGTGTCCTGGTCGGCCAACACCATCGTCCGGGACTTCTACAACCCCCTGGTGCCGGATGCTCAGAAGCGCGAGATAGGCGCCGGCCTGTACGTGGGCTGGGCGGCCGCAGCGATGCAGCTGCTGGGGGGCGCGCTGCTCTGCTGCTCGTGCCCACCGCGCGAGAAGAAGTATGCGCCCACCAAGATCCTGTACTCGGCGCCGCGCTCCACGGGGCCGGGCACTGGCACCAGCACAGCCTACGACCGCAAGGACTACGTCTGA